The genomic DNA TATCGGTGTAGAAACTACCTTTGTTTGCTGGATTCTCGGTTGGGCTTCTTGAATGCGTTGTGCTTTTTTGCTTGCTTTCGGTTCTACCCAAGCACATCCAATTTCTTTAGCCAGTTTTTGATGCGCACTGTGATTGCTGGTTAGCGCGAATGGAACAAGATGGTTTTTTCGGCACATGTCGAAACATTGATTAAGATTGTCTACTGAATAATCGCTATCGCAATCACTGATATCTAAAACCGTTGGCGCCCATTTAAATAGAGCAGGCGCTTGGGCTAAGGTTTTTTGTAGTTGTTCCGCTAAAGCATCAATAGATTGAGCGGGCACTTTGATTTGGTGGCTTGTAACTAGCCTTGAACGTAATTTGAGTGGTTGTGCTGGGGATTCGGCTATTTGATTCACTTATGCTCATCCATAAATTT from Reinekea marina includes the following:
- the minC gene encoding septum site-determining protein MinC; the encoded protein is MNQIAESPAQPLKLRSRLVTSHQIKVPAQSIDALAEQLQKTLAQAPALFKWAPTVLDISDCDSDYSVDNLNQCFDMCRKNHLVPFALTSNHSAHQKLAKEIGCAWVEPKASKKAQRIQEAQPRIQQTKVVSTPIRSGQQVYAKNAHLLITSQVSAGAEVIADGNVTILGALRGRAIAGAQGDIFSEIICQQMYAELIAIAGNYLVQEDFPAGEGGARCYLEEQSLKFDFL